GCAAGAAGGCCATCATAGCGAGCTTTCAAAAAGGCAAAAATAGGGTCTCTAGGAGGAAGATTTTCCTTCACAGCAGGATGGTTGAGAATTTCTTGACTCCAATTGTAAAGCTTTGGAAACTTTTCATTAGTGAACAATTTCAACCCTGCTATGTCTTGAATCAAAGGGATCCAAAAAGCAATGAAGACAGCAGCAATATCCACAAAGTTAATCTCTTCTCCTCCAAAGAACTTGTCCTTCAGCTCATTCTCAAGTATCTTTAGAGCCTCAGTTGATTCTTCAATATTCTTCTCGCGCTCTTTCTTATCAACTGTGAATACCGATTTAAATGAAGCTGCGACAATCTGATCAATTTACAAATAGGAGCATTTAATTTATCATCActcatataaaataattgacAAGGTATTGATAATATTGACAAAACTACTTTAATACaatcttaaaatttgaaaatcacaGATAACAaagacttggtagggaggaccacagttcgactGTAATTGGGAGGGAgttgatgtcagaattgaccgccgaaccagattaggcggtccagtggGCTGGATACTAGTGGtgaaaataggaagaaaaaaaaataaaaagaataaaaaacaaaaaggatgaagtTACCTTGTCATCTATGAACTTGGACCAGAAACGAACCATTGCTCTTTGATAAGGATCATTAGGCAAAATTGGATTTTGTTTCCAAATCTCATCAATGTACTCAAGAATCACAAGTGATTCTGATATGGGCTTATCATTGTGAACAAAAACTGGAACCTTTTTATAAACCGGATTATATTTGATAAGTTGATCACTTTTATTGCCCAAATTTTCTTCAACATATTTGTATTCAATTTCCTTCAACTTTAGAGCAATCTGTACCCTGCACACAAATGGGCTTCCTGTAAATCCCAAAAGCTTCACATCAGCCTGATTTGTAGCTATTGCACCACAGCCTTGCAACACTCTCTTGACTTTGGCAACTAATAGATGAATCATGGTTCTAAATTACGGTTCACAGTATAAAGGTTTTACTGCAATATCAAAGTTCGCAGCTTAAA
This genomic interval from Trifolium pratense cultivar HEN17-A07 linkage group LG6, ARS_RC_1.1, whole genome shotgun sequence contains the following:
- the LOC123888457 gene encoding probable glutathione S-transferase, which encodes MIHLLVAKVKRVLQGCGAIATNQADVKLLGFTGSPFVCRVQIALKLKEIEYKYVEENLGNKSDQLIKYNPVYKKVPVFVHNDKPISESLVILEYIDEIWKQNPILPNDPYQRAMVRFWSKFIDDKIVAASFKSVFTVDKKEREKNIEESTEALKILENELKDKFFGGEEINFVDIAAVFIAFWIPLIQDIAGLKLFTNEKFPKLYNWSQEILNHPAVKENLPPRDPIFAFLKARYDGLLAASK